A genomic window from Sphingobacteriales bacterium includes:
- a CDS encoding cytochrome P450 yields MNTCLSTNIDIPYFYKNYDMQIPKIKALPILGNAPELSKDILGFFGNNFKDYGDTFLFSMPVNKTLLATCDADVIKQILQLNHKNYRKDYGNNILKLALGNGLLTNEGESWFRQRRLAQPAFYKKRLEGFFDTMNAITLDHIQQLKEKERTELFIDREMIQLTSKVVIETLLGADVSGKLSQIQNYIYFIQDHMVKLIRIPFYQFWAKISGKEKAFLKTLEKFDGILYEIIALRKNQPSRNDLLSMLMEARDEDTGEGMSDKQLRDELLTIYVAGHETSGYTLAWAMYSLCSHPEIYRRAKEEVHRIMPDGKLTMDNFRQLVYLKNVIDETLRLYPTAYILSRESKAPDVVNDMEIPADVVTLMSIYYLHRNPKYWKQPDAFIPERFEGKDNPLFNSEAYYPFGGGPRMCIGFYFATMEITIVLAQLLYHFDMQLDAQHPVAFEPLVTLKPKYGIKVKITGAV; encoded by the coding sequence ATGAACACTTGTTTATCCACTAATATTGATATTCCGTATTTTTATAAAAATTATGACATGCAGATACCCAAAATAAAGGCACTACCCATCTTGGGCAATGCACCTGAATTGTCAAAGGATATTCTTGGATTCTTTGGAAATAATTTTAAAGATTACGGAGATACCTTTCTTTTCAGTATGCCCGTGAACAAGACACTGCTTGCCACCTGTGATGCGGATGTGATAAAGCAGATTCTTCAGCTGAACCATAAAAACTACCGCAAGGATTATGGCAATAATATCTTGAAGCTGGCTTTGGGAAATGGATTACTGACCAATGAAGGAGAATCGTGGTTCAGGCAGCGCAGGCTGGCGCAGCCTGCATTCTATAAGAAGCGGCTGGAAGGTTTTTTTGACACGATGAATGCCATTACGCTTGACCATATTCAACAATTAAAAGAGAAAGAACGAACAGAACTATTTATTGACAGGGAGATGATTCAGCTCACCTCTAAAGTGGTGATAGAAACCTTGCTCGGTGCGGATGTTTCCGGCAAACTGAGCCAAATTCAAAATTACATCTATTTTATCCAGGACCATATGGTGAAACTGATCCGTATTCCGTTTTATCAGTTTTGGGCAAAAATATCAGGTAAAGAGAAGGCATTCCTGAAAACCCTGGAAAAATTTGACGGCATACTGTATGAGATCATTGCATTGCGCAAAAACCAACCATCCAGAAACGATTTGTTAAGCATGCTGATGGAAGCCCGGGATGAAGATACGGGAGAGGGGATGTCGGATAAGCAACTGAGAGACGAATTGCTGACCATCTATGTTGCCGGCCACGAAACTTCCGGTTATACCCTTGCCTGGGCGATGTATAGTTTGTGCTCGCATCCGGAAATTTACAGGAGAGCAAAGGAAGAAGTACACCGGATAATGCCGGATGGGAAACTGACGATGGATAATTTCCGGCAGCTGGTGTATCTGAAAAATGTCATTGATGAAACCTTGCGTTTATATCCGACCGCCTATATCCTTAGCAGGGAAAGCAAAGCCCCTGATGTGGTGAATGATATGGAAATTCCGGCAGATGTCGTTACGCTGATGAGCATTTATTACCTGCATCGGAATCCGAAATACTGGAAGCAGCCGGATGCCTTTATTCCCGAACGGTTTGAAGGAAAGGACAATCCGTTATTCAACAGTGAAGCCTACTATCCGTTTGGCGGAGGGCCGAGGATGTGCATCGGTTTTTATTTCGCCACGATGGAAATTACCATTGTTCTGGCGCAACTGCTGTATCATTTTGATATGCAGTTAGACGCGCAGCACCCCGTTGCTTTTGAGCCTTTGGTTACGTTGAAACCGAAATACGGTATTAAGGTAAAGATTACGGGTGCTGTTTAA
- a CDS encoding alpha/beta fold hydrolase: METIFTPEHCFEEIKDFPYAPHYMDVDGLRMHYIDEGNKDGEVILALHGEPTWSYLYRKFIPVLSNYRFIAPDFIGFGKSEKPVKMQDYSYSLHYNSIKKFIQQLGQKDITLVVQDWGGLIGLGVLGEQPDLFKRVVILNTALSDGRKLPLSFKAWQAFAKYHPDLPVGKIVRKACARPVSDAVMAAYDAPFPEKKYKAGARIFPSLAPGSKNADGVLQMNRAATVLADWKKPAIILFSDKDQILGKMVHFFYKLMPAAHEQQRITIENAGHFLQEDAGETIASHIDEFIQGKLKK, from the coding sequence ATGGAAACCATCTTTACACCGGAACATTGCTTTGAGGAAATTAAGGATTTCCCTTATGCGCCGCATTACATGGATGTTGACGGTTTGAGAATGCATTATATCGATGAAGGCAATAAAGACGGTGAGGTTATCTTAGCCCTGCACGGCGAGCCTACGTGGAGTTACCTGTACAGAAAGTTTATACCTGTATTATCCAACTACCGTTTCATCGCGCCTGATTTCATTGGCTTCGGTAAATCAGAAAAGCCCGTGAAAATGCAGGACTATTCCTATTCACTTCATTATAACAGCATCAAAAAGTTCATTCAGCAACTCGGACAGAAAGATATTACCCTGGTGGTACAGGATTGGGGCGGACTGATTGGACTGGGTGTTTTAGGGGAACAGCCGGATTTGTTTAAACGTGTCGTGATACTCAATACGGCCTTGTCCGACGGCAGAAAATTACCCTTATCGTTCAAAGCCTGGCAGGCATTTGCAAAATATCATCCTGACCTTCCGGTTGGAAAGATTGTCCGGAAAGCCTGTGCAAGGCCCGTAAGCGATGCCGTAATGGCCGCCTACGATGCTCCCTTTCCTGAGAAGAAATACAAGGCAGGTGCCAGAATATTTCCTTCACTGGCCCCGGGCAGCAAAAATGCGGATGGCGTCCTGCAAATGAACCGAGCGGCAACAGTATTGGCTGATTGGAAAAAACCTGCTATCATCTTATTTTCAGATAAAGACCAGATACTGGGAAAGATGGTTCATTTCTTTTACAAGCTGATGCCGGCGGCACATGAACAACAAAGAATCACCATAGAAAACGCCGGGCATTTTTTACAGGAAGATGCCGGAGAAACCATAGCATCTCACATCGATGAATTTATTCAGGGAAAATTAAAAAAATAA
- a CDS encoding TonB-dependent receptor, translated as MIIKNGKPNQYQELGVNVQAAKYTFIRASFGQGYRFPTIAEKFINTSLGGRFGIYPNRDLTSETGFSAELGVKQGIKLGKYLRAYADVAGFYTEYKNMMEFNLVTDPGLGFQANNVKSGTMIAGVEVSIGGEGKLFGKFPTTLNLGYTYIEPRYLKYNESNPEYKDIAKYNVLKYRIRHQFIGVWDVDFKGFTFGLTAQYFSFMENVDAIFPFILPSYNAYAASHLKNGSSLNDIKPKFNGDFILDTRIGYHFTKDNRDLSFSF; from the coding sequence TTGATAATCAAAAATGGGAAGCCAAACCAGTATCAAGAGTTGGGGGTAAACGTTCAGGCAGCAAAATATACCTTTATACGGGCTTCTTTCGGTCAAGGCTATAGATTTCCGACCATTGCAGAAAAGTTCATAAATACATCATTAGGAGGTAGATTTGGTATTTATCCTAACAGAGATCTAACATCTGAAACAGGCTTTAGTGCAGAATTAGGGGTTAAACAAGGCATAAAATTAGGAAAATATCTTAGGGCGTATGCTGATGTTGCCGGTTTTTACACCGAATACAAAAATATGATGGAATTCAATTTAGTTACAGATCCAGGACTTGGGTTTCAGGCAAATAATGTAAAAAGCGGAACAATGATTGCTGGTGTTGAAGTATCAATTGGTGGAGAAGGAAAATTATTTGGCAAATTCCCTACTACTTTAAACTTAGGTTATACTTATATTGAACCAAGATATTTAAAATACAATGAATCTAACCCTGAATACAAAGATATTGCAAAATATAATGTTCTTAAATACAGAATCCGGCATCAATTTATCGGGGTCTGGGATGTCGATTTCAAAGGATTTACATTTGGATTAACAGCTCAATATTTTAGCTTTATGGAAAATGTGGATGCTATCTTTCCATTTATATTACCTAGCTATAATGCTTACGCAGCTTCACATTTGAAAAATGGTTCTTCATTAAATGATATAAAACCAAAATTTAATGGCGACTTTATACTTGACACAAGAATTGGTTATCATTTTACTAAAGACAATAGAGATTTAAGTTTTTCTTTTTAG
- a CDS encoding amino acid deaminase/aldolase yields the protein MTPPTYSYYNPLFKNLQLPLAYCDLDLLDKNIQAIAQRAAGKNKTIRVASKSVRCTSILKRILDSSPIYQGIMCYSGREALFLSGQGFDNLLLGYPIVNKTEIRDICQATKNGKKIILMVDCEEHLKQIDAIAEQSGVVQPLCIDMDMSTDFPGLHFGVLRSPITTVQKGKELADCFDKYSNITLTAAMGYEAQVAGLGEKNPANGIKNYVIPFLKKKSIEDYSKRREEIVAYIKTKNPALEIVNAGGTGSIESSKAEEWVTEITVGSGFFSPALFDYYKDFKHLPAAGFALQIVRKPKPGFYTCLGGGYIASGATGPDKQPKPYLPEGVELTVNEGTGEVQTPFEYKGTDPVDIGDAILFRHSKAGELCERFNELHLISGGKMIDKVPTYRGQGQCFL from the coding sequence ATGACTCCGCCAACTTACTCCTATTACAATCCACTTTTTAAAAATTTACAGCTCCCGCTGGCCTATTGCGACCTCGATTTACTGGATAAAAACATACAGGCAATCGCGCAACGGGCTGCCGGTAAAAATAAAACGATTCGGGTTGCGTCCAAGTCCGTGCGTTGCACCTCTATATTAAAAAGAATACTGGATTCCAGCCCGATCTATCAGGGTATCATGTGCTATTCCGGAAGGGAAGCTCTTTTTTTATCCGGTCAGGGTTTTGATAATCTGCTGCTGGGATATCCCATTGTCAACAAAACAGAAATTCGGGACATCTGTCAGGCTACTAAAAATGGAAAAAAAATCATACTGATGGTGGATTGCGAAGAGCATTTAAAACAGATTGACGCAATAGCGGAGCAGTCAGGCGTGGTTCAGCCTTTGTGCATCGATATGGATATGTCCACCGATTTCCCCGGACTGCATTTCGGGGTACTGCGCTCTCCTATCACTACCGTTCAGAAAGGAAAAGAACTGGCGGATTGTTTTGATAAATACTCCAACATAACACTTACCGCTGCGATGGGCTATGAAGCGCAGGTGGCAGGCCTGGGGGAAAAAAATCCGGCAAACGGCATAAAAAATTATGTGATTCCATTTTTAAAGAAAAAGTCCATTGAAGATTATTCCAAAAGACGGGAAGAAATCGTGGCTTATATAAAGACAAAAAATCCGGCTTTGGAAATCGTCAATGCCGGCGGTACCGGCAGTATTGAAAGCAGCAAGGCGGAAGAATGGGTGACGGAAATCACGGTAGGTTCCGGATTCTTCTCCCCTGCCTTATTCGACTACTACAAGGATTTCAAACATTTACCGGCCGCCGGCTTTGCCCTTCAGATTGTGCGCAAACCTAAACCCGGATTTTATACCTGTTTGGGCGGCGGTTATATCGCCAGCGGCGCAACAGGCCCTGATAAACAGCCCAAACCTTACCTGCCGGAAGGCGTAGAACTTACTGTCAACGAGGGCACCGGCGAAGTGCAGACACCCTTTGAATACAAAGGCACAGACCCTGTCGATATCGGTGATGCCATTTTGTTCAGGCACAGCAAGGCCGGCGAATTATGTGAACGCTTCAACGAACTGCATCTCATCTCCGGCGGGAAAATGATTGATAAAGTGCCGACCTACCGCGGGCAGGGACAATGTTTTCTATAA
- a CDS encoding GMC family oxidoreductase — MIYDFIVVGSGSGGGALAYYLNKSGAKVLLIEAGKFYRKDTFPKTEAETSAHLYWGGGIEFGKDGRMGFLRTKMVGGSSIVYQCLMDRFDDIALNDWRAESGVDWFTPEVMDKHYSQVESDMVLHTFCREEMRPNGILFADACDKLGYKWDFLRRGQSDCGADKNNDCTGCLGGCFRDSKQSSLVAFIQKAEKEGLEIIAETEIHQVEPNSDTCRIHGWQNGKQVSYEGKKVILSGGAFGSTRMMTMSGFKTKLPALGKKFSSHPQFMWLGFQNEPVDAHKGMFQSVASKDPNFRAQGFKLENVFASPISIGLLMNVTGAKHQDYMKKYRYMQCVEVAVRDENVGEIQCDNKGKLTIVKSLTDQDKARRDKGLYAIENIMNAAGANEIFKSRFYFGLHLMGGCVMGTDPAKSVVNPDFQVHGEKTLYIADSSIYPNAPGINPGLTIKSLGHRLASQLIK; from the coding sequence ATGATATACGATTTCATAGTAGTAGGCAGCGGTTCCGGAGGCGGAGCACTCGCTTATTATCTCAACAAAAGCGGTGCGAAAGTTTTACTGATTGAAGCCGGTAAATTCTACAGAAAAGATACCTTTCCTAAAACGGAAGCGGAAACCTCCGCTCACCTCTACTGGGGTGGCGGCATTGAATTCGGGAAAGACGGGAGAATGGGGTTCCTGCGTACCAAAATGGTGGGCGGCTCTTCTATCGTTTATCAATGCCTGATGGACCGGTTCGATGATATCGCACTGAACGACTGGAGAGCGGAAAGCGGTGTGGACTGGTTCACGCCCGAGGTGATGGACAAGCATTACTCTCAGGTAGAAAGTGATATGGTCTTACATACGTTTTGCCGGGAGGAAATGCGGCCAAATGGAATCCTGTTTGCGGATGCCTGTGATAAGCTGGGTTATAAATGGGACTTCCTGCGCAGGGGACAAAGTGACTGCGGCGCGGATAAAAACAATGACTGCACCGGCTGCCTTGGCGGTTGTTTCCGCGATTCCAAGCAGAGTTCGCTGGTCGCTTTTATCCAGAAAGCGGAAAAAGAAGGCCTGGAAATTATCGCCGAAACGGAAATACATCAAGTAGAACCGAACAGCGATACGTGCAGAATACACGGATGGCAAAACGGAAAACAGGTCAGTTATGAAGGCAAAAAAGTGATTTTGTCCGGAGGTGCATTTGGAAGCACCCGTATGATGACAATGTCCGGATTCAAGACCAAACTCCCTGCACTGGGTAAAAAATTCTCTTCTCATCCGCAGTTCATGTGGCTGGGTTTTCAAAACGAACCGGTAGATGCTCACAAAGGCATGTTCCAGTCAGTGGCGTCTAAAGACCCGAATTTCAGGGCACAGGGATTCAAGCTGGAGAATGTTTTCGCTTCCCCTATTTCAATCGGACTGCTGATGAATGTCACCGGAGCCAAACATCAGGACTACATGAAAAAATACCGCTATATGCAGTGCGTGGAAGTGGCGGTGCGCGACGAGAATGTAGGTGAAATCCAATGCGACAACAAAGGGAAATTAACCATCGTAAAATCTTTAACTGACCAGGATAAGGCAAGACGGGATAAAGGATTGTATGCGATAGAAAATATCATGAATGCGGCAGGTGCCAATGAAATATTTAAATCACGGTTTTATTTTGGATTGCATCTGATGGGCGGTTGTGTTATGGGTACAGACCCTGCGAAATCGGTTGTCAATCCGGACTTCCAGGTACACGGAGAAAAAACGTTATACATCGCAGACTCCAGTATTTATCCGAATGCACCGGGCATCAATCCGGGACTGACCATTAAATCTTTGGGACACCGCTTAGCATCACAACTTATCAAATAA
- a CDS encoding aldehyde dehydrogenase family protein, which yields MDVLTSTAIKVINPINSTILYEIDDPSDAQINDIFQRAKNVQLKVQAMSVEDRIKEVEKIRDYVIQYSDLILDAIIAETGKARTDAFAAEVFEVTDVIDVYKKLAPKFLKDKKMPQPIFLMEKKSRQFIEPLGTVLVITPWNFPFYQVIVPSLMSFLAGNATIVKPSEVTPLKPLWDHFFANSGFMKDAIQVVIGGKDTGAKLIAHRPDKVHFTGSVGTGRKLGEICGKMLIPVDLELGGKDPSIVFDDVDIERTANGIMWGAFTNAGQNCTGIERLYVQEGIYDKLVPFLVERTKRLRTSHPGRNTKSAEDCDVGAITAPFQVKIIEDHIEDALAKGARLSCGGIQEKGSHHIPPTILENCNHSMKVASEETFGPTLAIMKFKTEEEAIALANDSPYGLSASVWTKDAARGIRVARAIKCGNVCINNHMLNEANPYLPFGGTKDSGIGRFKGEDGLLAFCNLKSVLIDKQGKLIEPQWYPYTESKYKLLHAVMLSWFGKSRNYVKFIKNVLPLDSIGNKEKFK from the coding sequence ATGGACGTTCTAACTTCTACTGCAATTAAAGTAATCAACCCAATAAACAGCACCATTCTATATGAGATTGACGACCCGTCAGATGCTCAGATAAACGATATATTTCAACGAGCTAAAAATGTACAACTGAAAGTACAGGCCATGTCTGTGGAAGACAGGATAAAGGAAGTGGAAAAAATCAGGGATTACGTGATTCAATATTCTGATCTGATCCTGGACGCCATTATCGCTGAAACCGGAAAAGCACGGACGGACGCGTTTGCCGCAGAGGTGTTTGAGGTAACGGATGTGATTGACGTGTATAAAAAATTAGCCCCGAAATTCCTGAAAGACAAGAAGATGCCGCAGCCGATCTTTTTGATGGAAAAGAAATCCAGGCAGTTTATTGAACCTTTGGGAACGGTGCTGGTAATCACTCCCTGGAACTTTCCGTTCTATCAGGTCATTGTTCCGAGTCTGATGTCCTTCCTGGCAGGAAATGCGACCATTGTAAAACCTTCAGAAGTTACGCCTTTAAAACCATTGTGGGATCATTTTTTTGCGAACAGCGGATTTATGAAAGATGCCATTCAGGTGGTGATTGGCGGAAAAGATACGGGCGCAAAGCTGATAGCGCACCGACCGGACAAAGTGCATTTCACCGGCAGTGTCGGAACAGGCAGGAAACTGGGTGAAATCTGCGGGAAAATGCTTATCCCGGTGGATTTGGAACTGGGCGGCAAAGACCCAAGTATCGTTTTCGACGACGTGGATATCGAACGTACCGCCAACGGCATCATGTGGGGTGCTTTCACCAATGCCGGTCAAAACTGCACCGGAATAGAAAGACTTTATGTCCAGGAAGGAATTTATGACAAACTGGTTCCATTTCTCGTAGAAAGAACCAAACGGTTAAGGACATCGCATCCCGGCAGAAATACGAAGTCGGCAGAAGATTGTGATGTGGGTGCCATTACCGCCCCATTCCAGGTAAAAATCATTGAAGACCATATTGAAGATGCGCTGGCTAAAGGTGCAAGATTATCCTGCGGCGGCATTCAGGAAAAAGGCTCTCATCATATTCCCCCTACCATACTGGAAAACTGCAACCATTCCATGAAAGTGGCTTCGGAAGAAACCTTCGGCCCGACACTTGCCATCATGAAATTCAAGACGGAGGAAGAAGCGATTGCACTCGCAAACGACTCGCCCTACGGGCTGAGCGCTTCTGTGTGGACAAAAGATGCAGCCCGGGGTATCCGGGTAGCACGCGCCATCAAATGCGGAAATGTTTGTATCAATAACCACATGCTGAATGAAGCGAATCCATACCTGCCATTCGGCGGCACCAAAGACAGCGGTATCGGACGATTCAAGGGCGAAGACGGATTGCTGGCCTTCTGCAATCTGAAATCCGTATTGATTGATAAGCAGGGAAAACTCATCGAACCGCAATGGTATCCGTACACCGAAAGCAAATACAAATTGCTGCATGCCGTGATGCTGAGCTGGTTTGGCAAATCCAGAAATTATGTAAAATTCATTAAGAACGTTCTGCCGCTGGACTCCATCGGCAATAAGGAAAAATTCAAATAA
- a CDS encoding tryptophanase produces MPKQRTLAEPFKIKMVEPLKITTEEYRLETLKRAHNNPFLLRSDDVFIDLLTDSGTGAMSEHQWSAMMQGDESYAGATSWERLEAEVKDLTGMPYIIPTHQGRAAERILYGILGGKDKVFISNTHFDTTRANIEFTGAVAFDCLPSEAKDPSLELPFKGNTDITESEGLIQKYGRENIGAVILTVTNNSAGGQPVSMENARAVRALCDRYAILLVLDACRIAENAYFIKHRESGFEDKTYREIAQELLTLGDAFIMSAKKDGLVNMGGLLTLKDKKLAEQCQNLLIISEGFVTYGGLSGRDMEALAVGLQEVFDKDYLHYRIKSTEYLGRHLNELGIPTVKPFGGHAIYVDAKAFYAHIPPHQFPGQALVCDLYTKGGIRCCEIGSVMFGKNDPDGILIPAAFELVRLAIPRRVYTQSHIDYVIDVFEELKEEKTKSKGMRIVYEPPFLRHFTAHFDRVE; encoded by the coding sequence ATGCCGAAGCAACGAACCCTGGCCGAACCGTTTAAAATAAAAATGGTGGAGCCGTTAAAAATAACCACGGAAGAATACAGGCTGGAAACATTGAAAAGGGCGCATAATAACCCTTTCCTTTTGAGGAGTGATGATGTCTTTATTGATTTATTGACGGACAGCGGGACAGGTGCGATGAGCGAGCATCAGTGGTCGGCGATGATGCAGGGCGATGAAAGTTATGCCGGTGCCACAAGCTGGGAGCGCCTCGAAGCGGAGGTGAAGGATTTAACGGGGATGCCTTATATCATACCCACCCATCAGGGGCGTGCGGCAGAACGAATCTTGTATGGAATTTTAGGAGGGAAAGATAAGGTCTTTATCAGCAACACGCATTTTGACACGACACGGGCTAATATTGAGTTCACGGGGGCAGTGGCTTTTGACTGCCTGCCTTCCGAAGCGAAAGACCCTTCACTGGAACTGCCGTTTAAGGGAAATACGGATATCACCGAATCGGAAGGACTTATCCAAAAATATGGAAGGGAAAATATAGGTGCCGTCATATTAACGGTAACGAATAATTCAGCCGGCGGACAGCCGGTCAGTATGGAAAATGCCAGAGCGGTCAGGGCATTGTGTGACAGGTATGCTATTTTGTTAGTGCTGGATGCCTGCCGGATTGCCGAGAACGCTTACTTCATCAAACACAGGGAATCCGGATTTGAGGACAAGACCTACAGGGAGATAGCACAGGAATTATTGACTCTGGGTGACGCCTTTATCATGTCGGCGAAAAAGGATGGTTTGGTGAATATGGGCGGTCTGCTGACGCTAAAAGACAAGAAACTGGCGGAACAATGCCAGAATCTGCTGATTATTTCGGAAGGGTTTGTGACGTATGGCGGTTTAAGCGGTCGGGACATGGAAGCACTGGCGGTCGGGCTTCAGGAAGTTTTTGACAAAGATTACCTGCACTACAGGATAAAAAGTACGGAATACTTAGGCCGGCACCTGAATGAATTGGGAATACCGACGGTAAAACCATTCGGCGGACATGCCATCTATGTGGATGCAAAAGCCTTTTATGCGCATATTCCGCCCCATCAGTTTCCGGGGCAGGCATTGGTATGTGATTTATATACCAAAGGCGGGATACGATGCTGTGAAATCGGTTCGGTTATGTTTGGTAAAAATGATCCAGACGGAATCCTGATTCCTGCTGCATTTGAGTTAGTTCGGCTGGCAATCCCCAGAAGGGTATACACTCAGAGCCATATTGATTATGTGATTGATGTGTTTGAGGAATTAAAGGAAGAAAAGACAAAATCAAAAGGAATGCGGATTGTTTATGAACCTCCGTTTTTAAGGCACTTTACAGCCCATTTTGACCGGGTAGAATAG
- a CDS encoding class I SAM-dependent methyltransferase, translated as MPTIFQIEEYIYYWLSSFNKYKIHSPFVYKLVTEVFEKELNYPDFERIENLRDDLKENNNEIDVIDLGAGSRSFRSSKRKISRIVRKNVKKEKYGHLLFMMIRHFKANSILELGTSLGLTTAYLASAHPNTRVITIEGSESIAQVAAENFKKLKLNNIQLVVGNFDTELTKICEERQKFDLIFIDGNHREVPTINYFNTVLPYCHNDTILLFDDIHWSEEMQEAWEYIKNHEKVTLTIDIFEMGIVFLRRENRQKEHMLIHY; from the coding sequence ATGCCAACCATTTTTCAGATAGAAGAATATATCTATTATTGGTTATCCTCCTTTAATAAGTACAAAATCCATTCGCCGTTTGTCTATAAACTGGTTACGGAAGTGTTTGAAAAAGAGTTGAATTATCCTGATTTTGAGCGGATTGAGAATCTACGGGATGATTTAAAGGAGAATAATAATGAAATTGATGTTATCGATTTAGGTGCCGGCTCCAGATCCTTCAGATCTTCTAAAAGGAAAATAAGCAGAATCGTTCGCAAGAATGTGAAAAAAGAAAAATACGGCCATCTCCTGTTCATGATGATCCGTCATTTTAAAGCCAATTCCATATTAGAGTTAGGTACATCACTGGGACTCACCACCGCTTATCTGGCATCCGCCCACCCGAATACGAGAGTGATAACGATTGAAGGTAGTGAATCCATTGCTCAGGTGGCGGCTGAAAATTTCAAGAAATTAAAACTGAACAACATTCAGCTGGTCGTCGGAAATTTTGACACAGAGCTGACTAAGATCTGTGAAGAAAGACAAAAGTTTGACCTGATATTCATTGACGGCAACCACCGAGAAGTGCCGACGATCAATTATTTCAATACCGTACTGCCTTATTGCCACAACGATACGATATTGCTGTTTGACGACATCCACTGGAGCGAAGAAATGCAGGAGGCCTGGGAGTACATTAAAAACCATGAGAAAGTGACACTCACGATTGATATTTTTGAAATGGGAATTGTTTTCCTCCGCAGAGAGAACCGTCAGAAAGAACACATGCTGATTCACTACTAA
- a CDS encoding alpha/beta hydrolase, translating into MIRTIRKQFGMRKTSADYLKSRYGEGCDYIHLDGVDVRVKISGAGEPILLLHGFCSMLETWNGWQEQLSNHFKVISFDMPPFGITGPLNTRKQTRFDDYFSFFERLVEKLGLEKFHIAGNSIGGFTAWNYALKYPERINKMILISSVGYTFVPPVSFLSMLYPLGTITQHFTPKPILSAIYAQVYGNKNNISEQTKQLYYDFLRRKGTRAALSNMVNDLDLSGHRIQQVETPTLILWGKKDTWVLPKNAHKFHKDIKNSSLKIYPHLGHVAQEEEPYSTAKDALDFLIT; encoded by the coding sequence ATGATAAGAACCATCCGAAAGCAATTTGGCATGCGCAAAACTTCTGCGGATTATTTAAAATCCAGATACGGAGAGGGATGCGATTATATACACCTGGACGGCGTGGATGTTCGTGTAAAGATTTCCGGTGCGGGAGAACCCATCCTATTGTTACACGGTTTTTGCTCGATGCTGGAAACCTGGAACGGATGGCAGGAGCAGCTGTCCAATCATTTTAAAGTAATCAGTTTTGACATGCCTCCTTTTGGCATTACCGGCCCGCTGAACACCCGTAAACAAACGCGTTTCGATGACTATTTTTCCTTCTTTGAAAGACTGGTGGAAAAACTGGGACTGGAAAAATTCCATATTGCCGGCAATTCCATCGGCGGATTCACCGCCTGGAATTATGCCTTGAAATATCCCGAAAGAATCAACAAGATGATTTTAATCAGCAGTGTCGGCTATACATTCGTTCCGCCGGTTTCTTTTTTATCCATGCTGTATCCGTTGGGAACGATCACCCAACATTTTACACCCAAACCCATATTGTCTGCCATCTATGCACAGGTGTACGGCAATAAGAATAACATTTCCGAACAAACGAAACAGCTCTATTACGATTTCCTGCGGCGGAAAGGAACCAGAGCCGCCTTAAGCAATATGGTAAACGATCTGGATTTAAGCGGCCACCGGATCCAACAGGTAGAAACACCAACGCTCATACTCTGGGGTAAAAAAGACACCTGGGTGTTACCCAAAAATGCCCATAAATTTCATAAAGACATCAAAAACTCCTCCTTAAAAATCTATCCACACCTCGGGCATGTGGCACAGGAGGAAGAACCATATTCCACCGCAAAAGATGCGTTGGATTTCCTGATAACTTAA